Proteins encoded in a region of the Haloarcula sp. CBA1129 genome:
- a CDS encoding response regulator: MSSSVQEAIQVLHVDDEPDFQDLTERFLEREDEQFSVVVATDATEGLEIIDADKPDCVISDFDMPRVDGLEFLRMIRAQYPKLPVIFFTSQDRETIIGSAIAVGPTDYVEKEATAEQYELLAEQIRSAIQR, from the coding sequence ATGTCGAGTAGTGTTCAAGAGGCAATCCAAGTCCTCCATGTCGATGACGAACCGGACTTTCAGGACCTCACTGAGAGGTTTCTTGAACGCGAAGACGAACAATTCAGCGTCGTTGTAGCTACTGATGCAACCGAAGGTCTAGAAATAATAGATGCCGACAAGCCGGACTGTGTTATTTCAGACTTCGATATGCCCAGAGTAGATGGACTTGAATTTCTACGGATGATTCGGGCACAGTACCCGAAACTTCCGGTTATTTTCTTCACTTCGCAGGACCGTGAGACGATCATTGGTAGTGCTATCGCTGTCGGCCCTACGGACTACGTCGAAAAGGAGGCGACCGCTGAACAGTACGAACTTCTAGCCGAACAGATCCGCAGTGCCATACAGAGATAA
- a CDS encoding radical SAM protein has protein sequence MELTWGTGDSWFERTYAVEHAGSTVATFEDQPTLDELRELSRQHGAPTERLDLWQAGLLCTQCDSELNDRFAANPQGDLLCWDCATDTESHDDRGITVNTDPTKSVMSESHLHTKSLCDHVINVATGCRHGCEFCYVPTTPAIDSRDEMLAEQAGVDDPQSDWGSYLLYRDDLPERLGNILEERDPSERKQTDRGRGVVMLSSGTDCYQDRRTAQITRGAVAELITHDIPVRILTRSPAVTRDIDLFQAAGDRITVGSSIPSFDATLVRAMEPNAPPPMTRWQALDTLQQAGVSVFVSMSPTYPTMDEDDFHELLSYFRALGEVVVFHEPINPRGANFQQCLDAAQQAGYDDVVEELQRMQDSHQYWVEYALDQLNTVQQVATRFDGLQVHSWPDDELVRSTSGQLRSKLNAMQQAVSPESFSGRTPDSSPEQSELARDGESVEHLI, from the coding sequence ATGGAACTCACCTGGGGCACCGGCGATAGCTGGTTCGAGCGGACGTACGCCGTCGAACACGCTGGGTCGACCGTCGCCACGTTCGAGGACCAGCCCACGCTCGACGAACTGCGCGAGCTCTCACGCCAGCATGGCGCTCCCACCGAGCGACTTGACCTCTGGCAGGCTGGCCTCCTCTGTACCCAGTGTGACAGTGAACTCAACGACCGCTTTGCCGCCAACCCGCAGGGGGACCTGCTGTGCTGGGACTGTGCAACCGACACCGAGAGCCACGACGACCGGGGCATTACGGTCAACACTGACCCGACGAAGTCGGTCATGAGCGAGTCCCATCTCCACACCAAGAGCCTCTGTGATCACGTCATCAACGTCGCCACCGGCTGCCGACACGGGTGTGAATTCTGCTACGTGCCAACCACACCGGCTATCGACAGCCGTGATGAGATGCTCGCCGAACAGGCCGGCGTCGACGACCCACAATCCGACTGGGGAAGCTATCTGCTGTACCGGGACGACCTCCCGGAGCGGCTGGGCAACATCCTTGAGGAGCGTGACCCCAGCGAGCGCAAGCAGACCGACCGCGGTCGCGGCGTCGTGATGTTGTCCAGTGGCACTGACTGCTATCAGGACCGCCGGACGGCCCAGATTACTCGCGGCGCTGTCGCCGAGCTCATCACACACGACATTCCCGTTCGCATCCTCACCCGAAGCCCCGCTGTGACTCGGGATATCGATCTCTTCCAGGCCGCCGGTGACCGTATCACGGTCGGCTCCTCGATTCCGTCCTTCGATGCGACACTCGTCAGAGCGATGGAACCGAACGCGCCGCCACCGATGACTCGCTGGCAGGCGCTGGATACGCTCCAACAGGCCGGTGTGTCCGTGTTCGTTTCGATGTCACCCACATATCCGACCATGGACGAGGACGACTTCCACGAGCTACTGAGCTACTTCAGAGCGCTCGGTGAGGTCGTCGTCTTCCACGAGCCAATCAACCCACGGGGCGCGAACTTCCAGCAGTGTCTCGACGCCGCCCAGCAAGCCGGCTACGACGACGTTGTCGAAGAACTCCAGCGGATGCAGGACAGTCACCAGTACTGGGTCGAGTATGCCCTCGACCAGCTGAACACGGTCCAGCAGGTGGCGACGCGTTTCGACGGCCTGCAGGTCCATTCCTGGCCTGACGACGAGCTCGTGCGCTCAACCAGCGGCCAACTCCGGTCGAAACTCAACGCGATGCAGCAGGCCGTCTCACCGGAGTCGTTCTCCGGCCGTACGCCAGACTCGTCGCCGGAGCAATCCGAATTAGCTCGCGACGGCGAGTCCGTCGAGCATCTCATCTAA
- a CDS encoding radical SAM protein gives MTDGHEDVRTGEDPTKAILSESGLNSKHLCDYVVNVATGCRHGCKFCYVPSTPNIRTRPDMLKEEADVDNGQKEWGNYVLYRDDLGERLDGHLDRKRTWRETERGQGVVGVSFSTDCYMDGRAGKITRDVVDAIASHEEYVRVLTRNPILALQDLDVFQDAGKYVTTGSSIPCMDPEQVGAIEPSAPAPELRLKGLKEFNDHGVQTFVSMSPTYPTQDKADLREQLERVAECDPAVVFHEPINPRGGNFEMTVEAAREAGEIELAEELDALRSRDRWVEYATNHLRWVQEIGRELDLPVHLWPDKQLIKHVDEETAVWMQSWRDRQSPEEFAGREVPAESPPSYPASQTIVDS, from the coding sequence ATGACAGACGGCCACGAAGACGTACGAACGGGAGAGGACCCGACAAAGGCAATTCTTAGCGAATCGGGGCTCAACAGCAAGCACCTCTGTGACTACGTTGTCAATGTGGCGACAGGCTGTCGCCACGGCTGCAAGTTCTGCTATGTCCCGTCAACGCCAAACATTCGAACGCGGCCGGATATGCTCAAAGAGGAAGCCGACGTTGACAACGGCCAGAAAGAGTGGGGGAACTACGTCCTCTATCGGGACGATCTCGGCGAGCGGCTGGACGGGCATTTGGATCGGAAGCGAACGTGGCGGGAAACCGAGCGTGGGCAGGGCGTCGTTGGGGTATCCTTTTCGACGGATTGCTACATGGACGGTCGCGCTGGGAAGATTACCCGCGACGTCGTTGACGCTATCGCAAGCCACGAAGAGTACGTCCGGGTGTTGACACGGAACCCGATTCTGGCGCTACAGGATCTAGATGTCTTTCAGGATGCCGGCAAGTACGTGACCACTGGCTCATCGATTCCGTGTATGGACCCTGAGCAAGTTGGAGCGATTGAACCGAGTGCCCCAGCGCCTGAATTGCGGCTGAAGGGGTTGAAAGAATTCAACGACCACGGCGTGCAGACGTTCGTCAGTATGAGTCCGACCTATCCCACGCAGGACAAGGCCGACCTTCGTGAGCAACTCGAACGGGTCGCCGAGTGTGACCCGGCGGTTGTGTTCCACGAGCCGATCAACCCGCGTGGCGGGAACTTCGAGATGACCGTCGAGGCTGCTCGGGAGGCTGGTGAAATAGAGTTAGCCGAGGAGTTGGATGCGCTACGGAGTCGGGATCGGTGGGTGGAGTACGCGACGAATCATCTCCGGTGGGTGCAGGAGATCGGGCGCGAGTTGGATCTGCCGGTGCATCTGTGGCCCGATAAGCAGTTGATCAAGCACGTCGACGAAGAGACGGCGGTCTGGATGCAGTCCTGGCGAGATCGACAGTCGCCGGAAGAGTTTGCAGGGCGTGAGGTGCCGGCGGAGTCGCCCCCAAGTTATCCTGCATCACAGACAATTGTCGACTCATAA
- the tcmP gene encoding three-Cys-motif partner protein TcmP, whose amino-acid sequence MYEDSDERKLRKKGQTEMKHSILSLYLNPWIKKISMVDSNLLFVDGFAGPGRYPDGSQGSPLIAMDMADKMLSTANGIDERLDSFKCIFIEKDPENFEKLKQSVQEKEQVVDDRIDPICRPGKFEDWAVDFTEQYEYGVPPPSLVFIDPFGYGNIPFSLITELFQLRDQSLELLITFMAGKMAQWMEDSGHQKAISEALGSTEWQQRVPPDLGKDERAERFSSIYQEQLKDKADAKFTMPFEMVEESKRQTCYYLIHVTNHWQGLKVMKETMFNAGADDEFAYLGPDHTGYEDDQLSFAEFGETNDFEERVEAFARSLYSTYKGDEIVFQDLLEETLDQNVFKLMHYRSAFQILEAEGKLEVEHRPHKPNGNKSRGYGRDDILKFVNMSLSNFT is encoded by the coding sequence ATGTACGAAGACAGCGACGAACGGAAGCTGAGAAAAAAAGGGCAGACAGAAATGAAGCATAGTATTCTCAGTCTCTATCTTAACCCATGGATTAAGAAAATCAGCATGGTTGACTCTAATTTGCTTTTTGTCGATGGGTTTGCTGGTCCTGGACGATATCCTGACGGGTCGCAAGGGTCACCGCTTATTGCGATGGATATGGCTGATAAAATGCTCTCTACCGCTAACGGAATTGATGAACGGCTTGATTCATTTAAGTGTATTTTTATTGAGAAAGACCCTGAGAACTTTGAGAAGTTGAAACAGTCTGTCCAAGAGAAAGAACAAGTTGTAGATGACCGTATTGATCCCATCTGTCGACCCGGAAAGTTCGAAGACTGGGCGGTAGATTTCACTGAGCAGTATGAGTATGGAGTACCACCACCATCCTTAGTGTTCATAGACCCTTTCGGATATGGCAATATCCCATTTAGTTTAATTACTGAACTCTTCCAGCTTCGAGATCAGAGTTTAGAGCTGTTGATCACATTTATGGCTGGAAAGATGGCACAGTGGATGGAAGATTCAGGCCACCAGAAAGCGATCTCTGAGGCACTGGGCTCTACGGAATGGCAACAGCGCGTTCCACCCGATCTCGGCAAAGACGAACGGGCCGAGCGATTTTCATCCATCTATCAAGAACAACTCAAAGACAAAGCTGATGCAAAGTTCACGATGCCGTTTGAAATGGTGGAGGAGTCAAAACGACAGACCTGCTACTATCTTATTCATGTGACGAACCACTGGCAGGGGCTGAAAGTGATGAAGGAAACAATGTTCAATGCTGGAGCAGACGATGAGTTCGCGTATTTAGGACCGGACCATACCGGTTACGAGGACGATCAGCTGTCATTCGCGGAATTCGGCGAAACCAACGATTTTGAGGAGCGCGTCGAGGCCTTCGCTCGAAGCCTCTATTCAACATACAAAGGAGATGAGATTGTGTTTCAGGATCTTCTGGAGGAGACGCTGGATCAAAACGTATTCAAATTAATGCACTACCGGTCCGCATTCCAAATCTTAGAAGCAGAAG